Proteins encoded in a region of the Paenibacillus pedocola genome:
- a CDS encoding YbaB/EbfC family nucleoid-associated protein — MNNMNQMMKQVKKMQEQMLKAQEELGSKTIEGSSGGGVVTVQVNGHKKLLSIQIKPEAVDPEDIEMLQDLVITAVNDALTQAEELANNDMGKFTGGMKIPGLF, encoded by the coding sequence ATGAATAATATGAATCAAATGATGAAACAGGTTAAAAAAATGCAGGAACAAATGCTCAAGGCACAGGAAGAGCTGGGCAGCAAGACCATTGAAGGATCATCCGGCGGCGGTGTAGTTACAGTGCAGGTTAATGGCCACAAGAAATTGTTGTCCATTCAGATTAAGCCTGAGGCCGTTGACCCGGAAGATATTGAAATGCTGCAGGACCTCGTGATCACAGCAGTGAACGATGCGCTTACACAAGCAGAAGAGCTGGCTAACAATGATATGGGGAAATTCACTGGCGGAATGAAGATCCCGGGCTTATTCTAG
- a CDS encoding radical SAM protein produces the protein MYLVYADEQGNVYDHPELYGLARSGDMIVEMLEEELIPLPEGATLVGLPSTRAVGMNPETGEMLPLPEGSQAVGALLPQGFTRLCLPGYVKTDKSYKLPLFGYSAVVWKDGGFYVAADLTDDPEQWNPLNCDREDVEVGVGALTAKYPENRLYDHLSNCALGYECLTSSNTFLGRWEGAVPVSYSCNAGCFGCISEQPDDSGFVSPQTRMNFRPTVSEITEVMLEHLKTPQSIISFGQGCEGEPSTQAKLIIESIREVRSITDMGYININTNAGLSDHIRGIVDAGLDLMRVSTISALDDHYNAYYKPRGYTLANVEKSLKYAASQGVYTSINYLIFPGVTDREEEIEAMVEFVRRTDLKLIQMRNLNIDPESYLELIPPARGEILGMKTMLDIFREELPEVVIGSYTHVPPADLARAKERRVRL, from the coding sequence ATGTATTTGGTATATGCCGATGAACAAGGTAACGTATATGATCATCCTGAGCTGTATGGCCTGGCCCGCAGCGGGGATATGATTGTTGAGATGCTGGAAGAAGAATTAATCCCGCTGCCGGAAGGGGCTACCCTAGTTGGCCTACCAAGTACGCGGGCAGTGGGTATGAATCCCGAGACAGGTGAAATGCTGCCGCTGCCGGAAGGGTCCCAGGCTGTTGGGGCACTGCTGCCTCAAGGCTTTACTAGATTATGCCTTCCAGGCTATGTCAAGACAGACAAGTCGTATAAGCTCCCGCTCTTTGGCTATTCCGCTGTAGTGTGGAAGGATGGCGGATTCTACGTCGCTGCAGATCTGACGGATGATCCGGAGCAGTGGAATCCTCTCAACTGTGACCGCGAGGATGTAGAAGTAGGAGTCGGTGCCTTAACGGCTAAGTATCCGGAAAACAGACTATACGACCACCTTTCTAACTGTGCGCTGGGTTATGAATGCCTTACGTCCTCCAATACGTTTCTTGGACGGTGGGAGGGCGCCGTTCCTGTTTCTTATTCGTGTAATGCCGGGTGCTTCGGCTGTATATCAGAACAGCCTGACGATAGCGGATTTGTCTCTCCCCAGACACGGATGAACTTCCGTCCTACAGTCAGCGAGATCACAGAGGTGATGCTGGAGCATCTGAAGACACCGCAGTCGATAATCAGCTTCGGACAGGGATGCGAAGGCGAGCCTTCTACCCAGGCTAAGTTGATTATTGAATCGATCCGTGAAGTGCGCTCAATTACCGATATGGGCTATATCAATATCAATACCAATGCGGGACTGAGTGATCATATCCGCGGGATCGTGGATGCAGGACTTGATCTGATGCGGGTCAGCACAATCAGTGCGCTAGATGATCATTATAATGCCTATTACAAGCCGCGGGGCTATACCCTCGCCAATGTGGAGAAGTCGCTGAAATATGCTGCTTCGCAGGGGGTGTATACCTCCATTAACTATCTTATCTTCCCTGGAGTAACAGACCGGGAGGAGGAGATTGAAGCCATGGTCGAATTTGTAAGACGCACGGATCTGAAGCTGATACAGATGCGTAACCTTAACATTGACCCCGAGAGCTATCTGGAACTAATCCCTCCGGCCCGGGGAGAAATCCTGGGGATGAAGACCATGCTTGATATCTTCCGCGAGGAGCTGCCGGAGGTAGTTATTGGTTCGTATACACATGTACCCCCTGCCGATTTAGCACGGGCCAAAGAGCGTCGTGTACGGCTCTAG
- the rpmE gene encoding 50S ribosomal protein L31, translating to MQEAIQPKYNITKVTCACGNTFESGSVKQELRVEICSNCHPFFTGKQKFLDAGGRVDKFKKKYGI from the coding sequence ATGCAAGAAGCCATTCAACCAAAGTATAATATCACTAAGGTAACCTGCGCATGTGGCAACACTTTCGAATCCGGTTCTGTTAAACAAGAGCTGCGCGTCGAAATTTGCTCTAACTGCCATCCATTCTTCACTGGCAAGCAGAAGTTCCTTGATGCCGGTGGTCGCGTTGATAAATTCAAGAAGAAATACGGTATCTAA
- the fba gene encoding class II fructose-1,6-bisphosphate aldolase, whose amino-acid sequence MPLVSMTDMLNKALEGKYAVGQFNINNLEWTQAILGAAEEEKSPVILGVSEGAARHMGGFYTVVKMVEGLIHDMKITVPVAIHLDHGSSFDKCKEAIDAGFTSVMIDGSHHPIAENIEMTKKVVEYAHAKGVSVEAEVGTVGGQEDDVIGGIQYADLNECVSIVKETGIDTLAPALGSVHGPYLGEPNLGFKEMEEIRDAVKLPLVLHGGTGIPLHDIQKSISLGTSKINVNTENQIAFAKVVREVLAAKPDAYDPRTFIAPGREAIKQTVIGKIREFGSSNKA is encoded by the coding sequence ATGCCATTAGTATCTATGACAGACATGTTAAACAAAGCACTTGAAGGAAAATATGCAGTTGGCCAGTTCAACATCAACAACCTTGAGTGGACTCAGGCGATTCTTGGTGCAGCAGAAGAAGAAAAGTCACCAGTAATCCTTGGTGTTTCCGAAGGCGCAGCCCGTCACATGGGCGGATTTTATACTGTAGTGAAGATGGTTGAAGGACTTATTCACGACATGAAAATCACCGTTCCTGTAGCGATTCACCTGGACCACGGTTCCAGCTTTGACAAATGTAAAGAAGCTATTGATGCCGGCTTTACATCCGTAATGATCGACGGTTCCCACCACCCAATCGCCGAAAACATTGAAATGACTAAAAAAGTTGTTGAATATGCACATGCCAAAGGCGTTTCTGTTGAAGCAGAAGTTGGTACTGTAGGCGGACAAGAAGATGACGTTATCGGCGGCATCCAATATGCAGATCTTAACGAATGTGTAAGCATCGTTAAAGAAACTGGCATCGACACTTTGGCTCCAGCACTTGGTTCCGTACACGGTCCTTACCTGGGCGAGCCAAACCTCGGATTCAAAGAAATGGAAGAAATCCGCGATGCAGTTAAGCTTCCGCTCGTGCTTCACGGCGGTACAGGCATTCCGTTGCATGATATCCAGAAGTCCATCTCCCTGGGAACTTCCAAAATTAACGTAAACACTGAGAACCAAATCGCATTTGCTAAAGTGGTACGTGAAGTTTTGGCTGCTAAACCGGATGCTTACGATCCTCGTACATTCATCGCACCAGGCCGCGAAGCCATCAAACAAACCGTTATCGGCAAAATCCGCGAGTTCGGTTCCAGCAACAAAGCGTAA
- the rho gene encoding transcription termination factor Rho, producing MDLQISDLEEMKLTDLYKLAKKYQIPYYGQLKKRELIFAILRAQAEQSGLMFMEGVLEILPEGYGFLRPINYLPSAEDIYISASQIRKFDLRSGDLVSGKCRTPKENERYFGLLQVNAVNGENPASAAERLHFPALTPLYPQDKLPLETSPTHLSTRIMDLLAPVGLGQRGLIVAPPKAGKTLLLKEIANSISTNNPEIALFVLLIDERPEEVTDMQRSVKGEVVASTFDELPENHIKVAELVLQRALRLVEHKKDVVILLDSITRLARAYNLVVPPSGRTLSGGIDPAAFHRPKRFFGSARNVEEGGSLTILATALIDTGSRMDDIIYEEFKGTGNMELHLDRKLAERRIFPAIDIRRSGTRREEVLLSKEELDTIWSIRKNMNESYDFVEGFLKKLRDSKTNAEFLASFDVAGSKDSSSPSGTASSGGTSNSGSSARRTPRPKTPTVPTT from the coding sequence ATGGATCTTCAAATTTCCGATCTGGAAGAAATGAAGCTGACCGATCTGTATAAGCTGGCCAAGAAATACCAGATTCCATACTACGGACAGCTGAAGAAACGGGAGTTGATCTTCGCCATCCTGCGGGCGCAGGCGGAGCAGAGCGGGCTCATGTTTATGGAAGGCGTGCTCGAAATTTTGCCTGAAGGCTACGGTTTCCTAAGGCCGATTAACTATTTGCCCAGTGCGGAAGACATTTATATTTCAGCTTCTCAAATTCGTAAATTTGATCTTAGAAGCGGCGATCTTGTATCAGGAAAGTGCCGCACACCCAAAGAAAATGAACGTTACTTCGGTTTGCTTCAAGTTAACGCCGTCAACGGCGAGAATCCTGCCAGCGCAGCGGAGCGCTTGCATTTCCCGGCACTAACGCCTCTTTATCCGCAAGACAAGCTGCCGCTCGAAACATCCCCTACTCATTTGTCTACCCGAATAATGGATTTGCTCGCTCCTGTAGGCTTGGGGCAGCGCGGTTTGATTGTAGCACCTCCCAAAGCAGGGAAAACGCTCCTCCTAAAAGAAATTGCCAACAGTATCTCTACCAACAATCCCGAGATTGCACTGTTTGTATTATTAATTGATGAACGTCCTGAGGAAGTAACGGATATGCAGCGTTCGGTAAAAGGCGAAGTGGTTGCATCGACTTTTGATGAGCTCCCCGAGAACCATATCAAAGTTGCAGAGCTTGTATTGCAGCGGGCACTCCGTTTAGTTGAACATAAAAAAGACGTTGTCATTCTGCTGGACAGCATTACCCGGCTGGCACGCGCTTATAACCTTGTAGTTCCTCCATCCGGACGTACGCTTAGCGGAGGGATTGATCCTGCAGCATTCCATCGGCCGAAACGGTTTTTTGGATCTGCACGGAATGTGGAAGAGGGCGGCAGCCTGACGATACTTGCTACAGCGCTGATCGACACCGGGTCACGTATGGATGATATTATTTATGAAGAATTTAAAGGTACGGGCAATATGGAGCTTCATTTGGACCGTAAGCTGGCGGAACGCCGGATTTTCCCGGCTATCGATATCCGCCGTTCGGGAACACGCCGCGAAGAAGTGCTGCTGAGCAAGGAAGAGCTGGATACGATTTGGTCTATCCGCAAGAATATGAACGAATCGTATGACTTCGTTGAAGGTTTCCTTAAGAAGCTCCGTGACAGCAAGACTAACGCAGAGTTCCTCGCCTCATTTGATGTGGCTGGAAGTAAGGATTCCTCATCACCGAGCGGAACTGCCAGCAGTGGAGGGACTTCCAACAGCGGCTCTTCCGCGCGCCGGACACCGCGTCCCAAGACACCTACTGTCCCTACAACCTGA
- a CDS encoding UDP-N-acetylglucosamine 1-carboxyvinyltransferase → MEKLMIGGGRPLKGVVTISGAKNSAIALIPAAILAESEVVLDNLPSLSDVAVYSEILEELGATVSWSGNQMRINPSRIVSIPMPNGPVKKLRASYYMMGALLGRFKEATIGLPGGCNFEPRPIDQHIKGFEALGATVTNDHGSIHLYAKELRGAKIYLDVSSVGATINIMLAASRAKGSTIIENAAKEPEIIDVATLLNSMGAVIKGAGTETIRIEGVTEMHGCRHSIIPDRIQAGTYMIAAAATRGNVLIDNVIPKHLEALTAKLLEMGVEIEELDESIRVIGRARYEHADVKALVYPGFATDLQSPMTSMLTQAEGVSVLSDFVYSNRFKHVPELVRMGAKIRVEGRSAIIEGSRLNAAKVKAADLRAGAALVIAGLTVGDGITEVTGVEYIDRGYDNLVTNMRDLGAEIWREEE, encoded by the coding sequence ATGGAAAAATTAATGATTGGCGGTGGACGTCCGCTAAAGGGCGTTGTGACCATCAGCGGAGCGAAGAATAGCGCGATCGCGCTTATTCCTGCGGCTATTTTAGCTGAATCTGAAGTTGTTCTGGATAATTTGCCGTCCCTTAGTGATGTAGCCGTTTACTCCGAAATTCTCGAAGAGCTTGGCGCAACTGTCTCATGGTCAGGCAACCAGATGAGAATTAACCCCTCCCGTATCGTATCCATCCCTATGCCTAACGGACCAGTCAAGAAACTTCGTGCTTCTTATTATATGATGGGAGCGCTTCTTGGGAGATTCAAAGAAGCGACGATAGGCCTTCCCGGCGGCTGCAATTTTGAGCCCCGTCCGATTGATCAGCATATCAAGGGTTTTGAAGCACTGGGAGCAACTGTGACCAATGATCACGGTTCTATTCACCTGTATGCCAAGGAACTGCGCGGTGCGAAGATTTATTTAGACGTATCCAGCGTAGGTGCCACTATTAACATCATGCTGGCGGCTTCACGGGCCAAAGGCTCTACAATTATCGAAAACGCGGCTAAAGAGCCTGAGATTATAGATGTAGCTACCCTTTTGAACTCTATGGGCGCTGTTATTAAAGGCGCCGGCACAGAAACGATCCGGATCGAAGGCGTTACAGAGATGCATGGCTGCCGCCATTCCATCATTCCTGACCGGATTCAAGCAGGAACATATATGATTGCTGCTGCAGCAACGCGCGGCAATGTATTGATAGATAACGTTATCCCCAAACACTTGGAGGCCCTGACCGCCAAGCTGCTGGAAATGGGCGTTGAAATCGAAGAACTGGATGAGAGCATCCGGGTCATCGGCAGAGCCAGATACGAGCATGCCGATGTAAAAGCGCTGGTATACCCGGGCTTTGCCACCGATCTGCAATCCCCGATGACAAGCATGCTGACCCAGGCTGAAGGGGTCAGTGTATTAAGTGATTTTGTGTACAGCAACCGGTTCAAGCATGTGCCGGAACTGGTGCGGATGGGCGCGAAGATCCGTGTTGAAGGACGCTCGGCAATCATTGAAGGCAGCCGGCTTAATGCTGCCAAGGTTAAAGCTGCCGATCTGCGGGCCGGTGCGGCGCTGGTCATTGCCGGACTGACTGTCGGAGACGGAATTACTGAGGTCACGGGTGTGGAGTATATCGACCGCGGCTATGATAACTTAGTAACTAACATGCGCGATCTGGGCGCTGAAATTTGGCGCGAAGAGGAATAG
- the dnaX gene encoding DNA polymerase III subunit gamma/tau, with translation MEHIALYRAWRPQSFQDMVGQQHIIQTLQNAIREQRVSHAYLFSGPRGTGKTSAAKVLAKAVNCERGPGPEPCNECPSCLRITAGNVMDVQEIDAASNRGVEEIRDLRDKVKYAPTEVRRKVYIIDEVHMLTTEAFNALLKTLEEPPPHVMFILATTEPHKLPATIISRCQRFDFRRVSLEEQSGRLAEICQKEGITADADALQYIARLSDGGMRDALSILDQISSFTDGNVTYQQVLGMTGGIPSEQFARLATAILEGDMGRLLELVEQLMQEGKSADKCMENLLYYFRDLLMIKMVPGADQLTDRVLNPAEFRDMAAAFSRERLFQIVETLNRYLGEMKYATHPQTLFEVALMKLCSMQQEAAPSLHAAAPAAGAMRAEPSTGGQAADAGELEALKRQIAALEKKLEQAIQSGGVSGGGRDAAPAPRASAASSAPRISSPSKLPPQLDKFIAGKDNPDFAAVYKQWSSVLQGVKEEKVTVHAWFVDGEPVSVMEDAVLVAFKNTIHRDTTEKPANRQVIENVFAARLGKPYRLVTIMQRDWNEAAQKSAAQPGTEELRLEHEHEEAGAKTEPWIDEAIQLFGEDLVVIKE, from the coding sequence GTGGAACATATCGCGCTGTACCGTGCTTGGCGGCCGCAGTCGTTTCAGGACATGGTAGGGCAACAGCACATTATCCAGACGCTGCAGAATGCAATTCGTGAACAGCGGGTTTCGCATGCCTACCTGTTCAGCGGCCCGCGCGGGACCGGTAAGACGAGTGCTGCCAAAGTTTTGGCCAAAGCAGTCAATTGTGAACGGGGACCCGGCCCGGAGCCATGCAACGAATGTCCTTCCTGCCTGAGGATTACCGCGGGCAACGTTATGGATGTGCAGGAGATTGATGCGGCGTCGAACCGCGGAGTGGAAGAAATACGCGACCTGCGGGATAAGGTGAAATATGCACCTACCGAAGTACGCCGTAAAGTGTATATTATTGATGAAGTGCATATGCTGACAACAGAAGCGTTTAACGCACTGCTTAAGACGCTGGAGGAACCGCCGCCGCATGTAATGTTTATACTGGCGACGACAGAACCTCATAAATTGCCGGCTACGATTATTTCGCGCTGCCAGCGCTTTGACTTCCGCCGTGTATCTTTGGAGGAGCAGAGTGGTCGGCTCGCTGAGATCTGTCAGAAGGAGGGCATTACTGCGGATGCAGATGCCCTGCAGTATATCGCCCGTCTCTCTGACGGAGGAATGCGTGATGCGCTGAGTATACTGGACCAGATCTCCTCTTTTACAGACGGTAATGTAACTTATCAGCAGGTGCTGGGAATGACTGGGGGGATCCCTTCCGAACAGTTTGCCCGGCTTGCAACAGCCATTCTGGAAGGTGATATGGGCCGGCTGCTGGAACTGGTAGAGCAGCTGATGCAGGAAGGCAAGAGTGCGGACAAATGCATGGAGAACCTGCTTTATTACTTCAGGGATTTGCTGATGATCAAAATGGTCCCGGGGGCTGATCAATTAACAGACCGGGTACTGAATCCGGCTGAGTTCCGGGACATGGCGGCTGCATTCTCACGGGAGCGGCTGTTTCAGATTGTAGAAACCTTAAACCGCTATCTTGGTGAAATGAAATATGCGACCCATCCGCAGACATTGTTTGAAGTAGCACTTATGAAGCTGTGCAGCATGCAGCAGGAAGCCGCGCCATCCCTGCATGCGGCTGCGCCGGCAGCCGGTGCTATGCGGGCTGAACCGTCAACCGGCGGTCAGGCCGCTGATGCGGGAGAATTAGAGGCTTTGAAGCGGCAGATTGCTGCTTTAGAGAAGAAATTGGAACAGGCTATACAGTCGGGGGGAGTCTCGGGCGGTGGACGCGATGCGGCACCTGCACCGCGGGCATCAGCAGCGAGCTCCGCTCCGCGTATCTCCTCTCCTTCCAAGCTGCCTCCGCAGCTTGATAAATTCATCGCGGGCAAGGATAATCCTGATTTTGCGGCGGTTTATAAGCAGTGGAGTTCTGTGCTGCAGGGAGTGAAAGAGGAGAAGGTAACAGTACATGCCTGGTTTGTTGACGGTGAGCCGGTATCCGTTATGGAGGATGCGGTGCTTGTAGCTTTTAAGAACACTATTCACCGCGACACGACTGAGAAACCGGCTAACAGGCAAGTGATCGAGAATGTGTTTGCTGCACGCCTCGGCAAGCCCTACCGGCTGGTGACAATCATGCAGCGCGACTGGAATGAGGCCGCCCAGAAGTCTGCAGCCCAACCGGGCACAGAGGAATTACGCCTGGAGCATGAGCATGAAGAAGCAGGGGCGAAGACCGAACCATGGATTGACGAGGCTATCCAGCTCTTTGGAGAAGACCTTGTTGTCATAAAAGAGTAA
- the recR gene encoding recombination mediator RecR has protein sequence MYYPEPLAKLIDAFTRLPGIGPKTAARLAFHVLNMKEDEVIDFAKALVSVKRNLHYCSVCCNITDTDPCRICQDKTRDTSVICVVQDSKDLVAIERTKEFDGYYHVLQGAISPMEGIGPDDIRLKELLTRLSDERVKELIMATNPNIEGEATAMYISRLVRPFDIKITRIAHGLPVGGDLEYADEVTLSKALEGRREL, from the coding sequence TTGTATTATCCAGAACCGCTAGCCAAGCTGATTGATGCTTTTACGCGTTTGCCCGGAATAGGGCCGAAAACAGCAGCCCGGCTGGCTTTTCATGTGCTCAACATGAAAGAGGACGAAGTTATTGATTTTGCCAAGGCGCTGGTCAGCGTCAAACGAAATCTTCATTATTGCTCTGTCTGCTGTAATATCACTGATACTGATCCGTGCCGGATCTGCCAGGACAAAACCCGTGATACCTCGGTGATTTGTGTGGTCCAGGATTCCAAGGATCTTGTTGCCATAGAACGCACTAAGGAATTTGACGGTTATTATCATGTCCTGCAGGGAGCGATCTCGCCGATGGAGGGTATAGGTCCGGACGATATCCGTCTTAAGGAGCTGTTGACCCGCCTGAGCGACGAGAGAGTGAAGGAACTTATAATGGCGACTAACCCGAATATTGAGGGTGAAGCTACCGCCATGTATATTTCCCGCCTTGTCCGGCCCTTCGATATTAAAATCACTAGAATAGCCCATGGCTTGCCCGTAGGCGGCGATTTAGAGTATGCGGATGAAGTAACTCTCTCCAAAGCGCTGGAAGGCCGTCGTGAGCTGTGA
- a CDS encoding pro-sigmaK processing inhibitor BofA family protein gives MLRTIAIGVLIGSAILLTLIVFRKKLGWAWLSLFGTHLILAALGIYIVNFSGLLTEIYIPLNPATIGAVTVLGLPGVIMLLGLKITLF, from the coding sequence ATGCTAAGAACGATTGCAATAGGTGTTCTGATTGGATCGGCAATTCTGCTCACCCTGATTGTATTCCGGAAAAAGTTAGGCTGGGCCTGGCTCAGTTTGTTTGGCACTCATCTAATTCTCGCTGCACTCGGCATTTATATAGTCAATTTCTCCGGACTGCTCACCGAAATATACATTCCCCTGAATCCTGCAACCATAGGCGCAGTAACGGTTTTGGGGCTTCCGGGAGTTATTATGCTGCTCGGTTTAAAAATAACTTTGTTTTAA